The following are encoded together in the Bradyrhizobium sp. CCGUVB1N3 genome:
- a CDS encoding acyl-CoA synthetase encodes MSERQNHYNLGLDKTPANYVPLTPMSFLARSAAVYPDHVSTVYESRSFTWAETYERCRRFAAYLAGKGIGISDTVAAMLPNVPAMNEVHFAVPMTGAVLNALNIRLDAPSIAFQLDHGGAKIILVDPEFAGVITDALALMKGPKPFVIDVDDASFKGGKRIGEIEYEAAVAQGDPGFNAIPPQDEWDAIALSYTSGTTGNPKGVVTHHRGAYLNAVSNILAGNLGQHPVYLWTLPMFHCNGWCFPWTIAASAGINVCLRKVEPTKIFELIKAHGVTHMCGAPIVYNTLINAPDAPKGNAARRVVGLIAGAAPPVAVLEGAESIGIKLTHVYGLTEVYGPASVCAEQPGWDELSAPERARMKRRQGVPYPLEEGVTVINPQTMQEVPRDGETIGEVMFRGNIVMKGYLKNEKATKEAFEGGWFHTGDLGVLDEHGYVIIKDRSKDIIISGGENISSVEVEDILYKHPAVLFAAVVAKPDPKWGEVPCAFVELKDGASASEADIIAFCRSQMSGFKTPKAVVFGPIPKTSTGKIQKFLLRNQVDSAKAISA; translated from the coding sequence ATGAGTGAGAGACAGAACCACTACAATCTCGGCTTGGACAAGACGCCCGCCAACTACGTGCCGCTGACCCCAATGAGCTTCCTCGCGCGCAGCGCCGCCGTCTATCCCGACCATGTCAGCACCGTCTATGAAAGCCGCAGCTTCACCTGGGCCGAGACCTATGAGCGGTGCCGACGCTTTGCGGCGTATCTGGCAGGCAAGGGCATCGGCATCAGTGACACCGTGGCGGCCATGCTGCCGAACGTGCCGGCGATGAACGAGGTGCATTTCGCGGTCCCGATGACCGGCGCGGTGCTCAATGCTTTGAACATCCGCCTCGACGCGCCCTCGATCGCGTTCCAGCTCGATCATGGCGGGGCCAAGATCATCCTGGTCGATCCCGAGTTTGCCGGTGTCATCACCGATGCGCTGGCGCTGATGAAGGGGCCAAAGCCGTTCGTGATCGACGTCGACGACGCTTCGTTCAAGGGCGGAAAGCGCATCGGCGAGATCGAGTACGAGGCAGCGGTCGCGCAGGGTGATCCCGGTTTCAACGCGATCCCGCCGCAGGACGAATGGGACGCGATCGCGCTGAGCTACACCTCGGGCACCACGGGCAATCCCAAAGGTGTCGTCACCCATCACCGCGGCGCGTATCTGAACGCCGTCAGCAACATCCTCGCCGGCAATCTCGGCCAGCACCCGGTCTATCTCTGGACGCTGCCGATGTTCCATTGCAACGGCTGGTGCTTTCCCTGGACCATTGCCGCATCCGCCGGCATCAACGTCTGCCTGCGCAAGGTTGAGCCGACGAAGATCTTCGAACTGATCAAGGCGCACGGCGTCACCCACATGTGCGGCGCGCCGATCGTTTACAACACGCTGATCAACGCGCCCGATGCGCCCAAGGGAAATGCCGCGCGGCGCGTCGTTGGCCTGATCGCGGGCGCGGCGCCGCCCGTCGCCGTGCTCGAGGGCGCCGAGAGCATCGGCATCAAGCTCACGCACGTTTATGGGCTGACCGAGGTCTATGGCCCCGCCTCCGTCTGCGCCGAGCAGCCGGGCTGGGACGAACTGTCCGCACCCGAACGCGCGCGGATGAAGCGGCGGCAGGGCGTGCCCTACCCGCTGGAGGAAGGCGTCACCGTCATCAATCCGCAGACCATGCAGGAGGTGCCGCGCGATGGCGAGACCATCGGCGAGGTCATGTTCCGCGGCAACATCGTGATGAAGGGCTATCTGAAGAACGAGAAGGCCACCAAAGAGGCCTTCGAAGGCGGCTGGTTTCACACCGGCGATCTCGGCGTGCTCGACGAGCACGGCTACGTCATCATCAAGGACCGCTCCAAGGACATCATCATCTCCGGCGGCGAGAACATCTCCTCCGTCGAGGTCGAGGACATCCTCTACAAGCACCCGGCCGTGCTGTTCGCGGCCGTGGTAGCCAAGCCCGACCCGAAATGGGGCGAGGTCCCCTGCGCCTTCGTCGAGCTGAAGGACGGCGCGAGCGCCAGCGAAGCCGACATCATCGCGTTCTGCCGCAGCCAAATGAGTGGCTTCAAGACGCCGAAGGCGGTGGTGTTCGGGCCGATCCCGAAGACGTCCACTGGCAAGATCCAGAAATTCCTGCTGCGCAACCAGGTGGACTCGGCGAAGGCGATCTCAGCCTGA
- a CDS encoding autotransporter outer membrane beta-barrel domain-containing protein: MTQFTQTLLDPAIDGRAADASPALADETLAAYAAIPSDRMRGGVGREVYEAVYGKMPLTGSSYAPHWNVWASGIGGSQVAGSNAAPGAGSSSRIFATVVGADYSLSPQTRLGFAMAGGGTNFAGSAGSGRSDLFQAGAFVRHTVGQAYVATAVAYGWQAITSDHPGVDQLNAAFNANAYSGRIESGYRFATPWLGVTAYAAGQFMAFSLPANASQPAFATNAFAAAFGSDRVTDSRSEVGLRTNAAFALQGGALNFRTHLAWAHDFSAASTIAPAFQALPGLGYVASGAALAPNSALAGGAIELKWLNGWATAASFDGEFSSQVRSYTGKAIMRYAW, from the coding sequence ATGACGCAGTTCACACAGACGCTGTTGGATCCCGCGATCGACGGCCGTGCAGCGGACGCCTCGCCAGCGCTTGCCGACGAAACGCTGGCGGCCTATGCGGCGATCCCGTCAGATCGAATGCGCGGCGGCGTCGGGCGCGAGGTCTACGAGGCCGTCTACGGCAAAATGCCCCTCACCGGCTCCTCTTATGCGCCCCATTGGAACGTTTGGGCTTCGGGCATCGGCGGCTCGCAGGTGGCCGGCAGCAACGCCGCGCCGGGCGCGGGCTCATCGAGCCGGATTTTTGCAACCGTGGTCGGCGCCGATTATTCGCTGTCGCCGCAGACGCGGCTTGGCTTTGCGATGGCCGGCGGCGGCACCAATTTCGCCGGCAGCGCCGGGAGCGGCCGCTCCGATCTGTTTCAGGCCGGCGCCTTCGTCAGGCATACGGTCGGGCAGGCCTATGTCGCCACGGCGGTTGCCTATGGCTGGCAGGCGATCACCAGCGATCATCCCGGCGTCGACCAGCTCAACGCGGCCTTCAACGCCAATGCCTATTCCGGCCGTATCGAAAGCGGTTACCGCTTCGCGACGCCCTGGCTCGGCGTGACCGCCTACGCTGCCGGACAGTTCATGGCCTTCAGCCTTCCGGCCAACGCATCCCAACCGGCCTTTGCTACGAACGCGTTTGCAGCGGCCTTCGGCAGCGATCGCGTCACCGACAGCCGCAGCGAAGTCGGCTTGCGCACCAACGCGGCCTTCGCGCTCCAGGGCGGTGCGCTCAATTTCCGGACGCACCTCGCCTGGGCGCATGATTTCAGCGCCGCAAGCACGATCGCGCCAGCCTTCCAGGCACTGCCCGGGCTCGGTTACGTCGCCAGCGGCGCGGCGCTGGCTCCGAACTCGGCGCTCGCGGGCGGAGCGATCGAATTGAAATGGCTGAATGGCTGGGCCACAGCCGCAAGCTTCGACGGCGAATTCTCCAGCCAGGTGCGGTCCTATACCGGCAAGGCCATCATGCGCTACGCCTGGTAG
- a CDS encoding TRAP transporter large permease subunit — translation MAHIEVTEVVGEVTVQSPRRPSILASLERVLGFIVEIPAAILVVAEIVILFAGVVARYGFHRPLVWSDELASILFLWLAMLGAAVAFRRSEHMRMTAIVASASPAMRAYLDLVAVCAALAFLVMIAWPSYDYAYEESFITTPALQISNMWRAAALPVGICLMAAFAVLRLLRAADYRTVLTAAVTVAVVVGLFWLAEPYLRPLGNLNLVIFFVGVAGFCVFAGVPIAFGFYLALTTRTPVMVLVGRMDEGMSHLILLSVPLFVFLGLLIEMTGMARAMVAFLASLLGHVRGGLHYVLVGAMYLVSGISGAKAADMAAVAPVLFPEMKQRGAKPGDLVALLAATGAQTETIPPSLVLITIGSVTGVSIAALFTGGLLPGVVLALTLCTLVWWRYRHEDMSHVRRARASEIGKTFVIALPALALPFVIRYAVVEGIATATEVSTIGIVYGVLVGLLIYRRFDWRRLFPMLVETAALSGAILLIIGTATGMAWGLTQSGFSRSLAAAMTGLPGGSASFIAVSILAFTILGSVLEGIPAIVLFGPLLFPIARAVGVHEVHYAMVIILAMGIGLFAPPFGVGYYAACAIGRVDPAEGIRPIWGYLLALLAGLIIVAIFPWISIGFL, via the coding sequence ATGGCTCATATCGAGGTGACCGAGGTGGTGGGCGAGGTGACCGTGCAGTCCCCTCGCCGACCTTCGATTCTGGCTTCGCTGGAGCGCGTGCTCGGCTTCATCGTCGAGATTCCGGCGGCGATCCTGGTCGTCGCCGAGATCGTCATCCTGTTCGCCGGCGTCGTCGCACGCTACGGCTTTCACCGGCCGCTGGTCTGGTCGGACGAGCTCGCATCCATCCTGTTCCTGTGGCTGGCGATGCTGGGCGCGGCGGTGGCGTTCCGCCGCTCCGAGCACATGCGCATGACGGCGATCGTCGCGAGCGCGAGCCCGGCGATGCGGGCTTATCTCGATCTCGTGGCGGTCTGCGCCGCGTTGGCGTTCCTCGTGATGATCGCCTGGCCGTCCTACGATTACGCCTATGAGGAAAGCTTCATTACGACGCCGGCGCTGCAGATATCGAACATGTGGCGCGCCGCTGCGCTGCCGGTCGGCATCTGCCTGATGGCGGCGTTCGCGGTGCTGCGCCTGCTGCGCGCCGCCGACTATCGGACCGTGCTGACGGCCGCCGTGACCGTTGCCGTCGTCGTTGGTTTGTTCTGGCTCGCCGAGCCGTACTTGCGGCCGCTCGGCAATCTCAACCTGGTGATCTTCTTCGTCGGCGTTGCCGGCTTCTGTGTCTTCGCCGGCGTTCCCATTGCGTTCGGCTTTTATCTCGCGCTGACCACGCGCACGCCGGTGATGGTGCTGGTCGGGCGGATGGACGAGGGCATGAGCCATCTGATCCTGCTCTCGGTACCGCTGTTCGTGTTCCTGGGGCTGCTGATCGAAATGACCGGCATGGCGCGGGCCATGGTCGCCTTCCTCGCGAGCCTGCTCGGCCATGTCCGCGGCGGACTGCACTACGTGCTGGTCGGCGCCATGTACCTGGTCTCCGGCATCTCCGGTGCCAAGGCGGCCGATATGGCCGCGGTCGCGCCGGTCTTGTTCCCCGAGATGAAGCAGCGCGGCGCCAAGCCCGGCGATCTCGTCGCCCTCCTCGCGGCCACCGGCGCGCAGACCGAAACCATTCCGCCGAGCCTCGTGCTGATCACCATCGGCTCGGTCACGGGCGTCTCGATCGCGGCACTGTTCACCGGCGGCCTGTTGCCCGGCGTTGTGCTGGCGCTGACGCTTTGCACGCTGGTGTGGTGGCGCTATCGTCACGAGGACATGAGCCATGTCCGCCGCGCCAGGGCTTCCGAGATCGGCAAGACGTTCGTCATCGCCCTGCCCGCGCTGGCCCTGCCTTTCGTGATCCGCTATGCGGTGGTCGAGGGCATTGCGACCGCGACCGAAGTCTCGACCATCGGCATCGTCTATGGCGTCCTGGTCGGCCTTCTGATCTACCGCCGCTTCGACTGGCGACGGCTGTTTCCGATGCTGGTCGAGACTGCGGCTCTGTCAGGGGCGATCCTGCTGATCATCGGCACCGCCACGGGCATGGCCTGGGGCCTGACGCAATCCGGCTTCTCGCGCTCGCTCGCGGCCGCGATGACCGGCCTTCCCGGCGGCTCCGCCTCCTTCATCGCGGTCTCGATCCTGGCCTTCACCATCCTCGGCAGCGTCCTGGAAGGCATTCCGGCCATCGTGCTGTTCGGGCCGCTTTTGTTTCCGATCGCACGCGCCGTCGGCGTGCACGAGGTGCACTATGCCATGGTCATCATCCTCGCCATGGGCATCGGCCTGTTCGCCCCGCCCTTCGGCGTCGGCTACTATGCCGCCTGCGCGATTGGACGCGTTGACCCCGCCGAGGGCATCAGGCCAATCTGGGGCTATCTGCTGGCGTTGCTCGCAGGATTGATTATCGTTGCGATCTTCCCGTGGATTTCGATCGGATTCCTTTGA
- a CDS encoding Xaa-Pro peptidase family protein, with protein sequence MQEDVASGADSRAIPFDAAKLDRLMEAAGLDVLIATSKHNVQYLLGAERAIFFDYMDAMGVSRYLPVLVYPKGAPDKAIYIGHRLETHQRAVAPPWVAQVRTESSGSVDAVTRAVAALKGAGVPMNRVGVEMAFLPMDAGWALVDALPDAEIKDALLVLERLRAVKSAAELAKLKTASELVIASMLEVISKHGPGTTKQQLSDALRIAEAQRGLTFEYCLLACGNSHNRAPSPQRWEQGDVLSLDSGGNYHGYIGDLARMAVLGEPDAELKDLLAEIEAVQRAAFGVVRPGALGGAIYAAAEQELAKISQRDCTDFLAHGMGLVSHEAPRLTAKGPVPYDDPDARLPLEVGMVVSIETTMKHPKRGFIKLEDTVAVTPTGYEIFGEGGRGWNLGGSAP encoded by the coding sequence ATGCAGGAGGATGTCGCCAGCGGAGCCGACTCGCGCGCCATTCCATTCGATGCCGCCAAGCTCGACCGTCTGATGGAGGCCGCGGGCCTCGACGTCCTGATCGCGACCTCAAAGCACAACGTGCAGTACCTGCTCGGCGCCGAGCGCGCGATCTTCTTCGACTACATGGACGCGATGGGCGTCAGCCGCTACCTGCCGGTCCTGGTTTACCCCAAGGGCGCGCCCGACAAGGCCATCTATATCGGGCATCGCCTCGAGACCCATCAGCGCGCCGTAGCGCCGCCCTGGGTGGCACAGGTGCGGACCGAGTCCAGCGGTTCGGTCGATGCGGTGACGCGCGCCGTTGCCGCCCTGAAGGGCGCCGGCGTGCCGATGAATCGGGTCGGGGTCGAGATGGCATTCCTGCCCATGGACGCAGGGTGGGCGCTGGTCGACGCCCTGCCCGATGCCGAGATCAAGGATGCGCTGCTGGTGCTGGAGCGTTTGCGCGCGGTCAAGTCGGCGGCGGAGCTTGCCAAGCTCAAGACGGCATCGGAGCTCGTCATCGCCTCCATGCTGGAGGTGATTTCGAAGCACGGTCCGGGCACGACCAAGCAGCAGCTGTCCGACGCCTTGCGCATCGCGGAGGCCCAGCGCGGGCTGACCTTTGAGTATTGCCTGCTTGCCTGCGGCAACAGCCACAACCGGGCGCCGTCGCCGCAGCGCTGGGAGCAAGGCGACGTGCTCTCGCTCGACTCGGGCGGCAATTACCATGGCTATATCGGCGACCTCGCCCGCATGGCCGTGCTGGGCGAGCCGGACGCCGAGTTGAAGGACCTGCTGGCCGAGATCGAGGCCGTCCAGCGCGCCGCCTTTGGCGTCGTCCGGCCGGGCGCGCTTGGCGGCGCGATCTATGCCGCGGCCGAGCAAGAGCTCGCCAAGATCAGCCAGCGGGACTGCACGGACTTCCTGGCTCACGGCATGGGTCTGGTCAGCCACGAGGCCCCTCGCCTGACCGCCAAGGGTCCGGTGCCCTATGACGATCCCGACGCGCGGCTGCCGCTGGAGGTCGGCATGGTGGTGTCGATCGAGACCACGATGAAGCATCCCAAGCGCGGCTTCATCAAGCTCGAGGACACCGTCGCGGTGACGCCGACGGGCTACGAGATCTTTGGCGAGGGCGGCCGCGGGTGGAATCTTGGCGGCAGTGCGCCTTAG
- a CDS encoding TRAP transporter substrate-binding protein: MSFSRRTLLKASAATAVLGGIGAPHVARAQTAEFSYKYANNLPDTHPLNIRAKEMAATIKSETGGRFDLQIFPNNQLGSDTDMLSQIRSGGVEFFTLSGLILATLVPAASINGIGFAFPDYDTVWKAMDGDLGAYVRGEIKKAGLEVMDRIWDNGFRQTTSSTKPINGPDDLKGFKIRVPVSPLWTSMFKAFDAAPASINFSEVYSALQTKVVEGQENPLAIISTAKLYEVQKYCLLTNHMWDGFWFLANRRAWEKLPQDVRAIVAKNINAAAVKEREDTAKLNANLQQELAGKGLAFNQPAVAPFRDKLRSAGFYAEWKGKYGDQAWDLLEKAVGKLS, from the coding sequence ATGAGCTTTTCCCGACGCACGCTTCTCAAGGCCTCCGCCGCGACCGCGGTTTTGGGCGGTATCGGCGCACCCCATGTGGCGCGCGCCCAGACAGCCGAGTTTTCGTACAAATACGCCAACAATCTGCCGGACACCCATCCGCTGAACATCCGCGCCAAGGAGATGGCGGCGACGATCAAGAGCGAGACAGGCGGCAGGTTCGACCTCCAGATCTTCCCGAACAATCAGCTTGGCTCGGACACCGACATGCTGAGCCAGATCCGCTCCGGCGGCGTCGAGTTCTTCACGCTGTCCGGCCTGATCCTGGCGACGCTGGTGCCGGCGGCGTCCATCAACGGCATCGGCTTCGCGTTCCCGGACTACGACACGGTCTGGAAAGCCATGGACGGCGATCTCGGTGCCTATGTGCGCGGCGAGATCAAGAAGGCCGGCCTCGAGGTCATGGACAGGATCTGGGATAACGGCTTCCGCCAGACCACGTCGTCGACCAAGCCGATCAACGGTCCGGACGATCTCAAGGGCTTCAAGATCCGCGTGCCGGTGTCGCCGCTGTGGACCTCGATGTTCAAGGCGTTCGATGCGGCGCCCGCCTCGATCAATTTCAGCGAGGTCTATTCGGCGCTCCAGACCAAGGTCGTCGAAGGCCAGGAAAACCCGCTGGCGATCATCTCGACCGCAAAACTCTACGAGGTGCAGAAGTACTGCTTGCTGACCAACCACATGTGGGACGGCTTCTGGTTCCTGGCGAACCGCCGCGCCTGGGAAAAGCTCCCACAGGACGTGCGCGCCATCGTCGCCAAGAACATCAACGCGGCGGCGGTCAAGGAGCGCGAGGACACCGCCAAGCTCAACGCCAATCTCCAGCAGGAGCTGGCGGGCAAAGGCCTGGCCTTCAACCAGCCTGCGGTTGCGCCGTTCCGCGACAAGCTGCGCAGCGCCGGCTTCTATGCCGAGTGGAAGGGCAAGTACGGCGACCAGGCCTGGGATCTCCTGGAAAAGGCTGTCGGCAAGCTGTCGTAA